In Leifsonia sp. ZF2019, a genomic segment contains:
- a CDS encoding alpha/beta hydrolase, with the protein MGTLAWLSLALAIVCAYPAWRFARRAWRFRARPTVIAVIATQVAALVALMLLAALTPRPDLGGLGWFAVGLAASLFPLALGHAVQSTRLRAVAVALAAIAGLLTAGIAVIAVAPAFSTVTVAGKRVPVTASTLVDGYQLAVHIPPTASGFSSRDAHLFVPPGWIRNPSSTRPVVIMMMGQPGNPTLGATLDALHSLGTERLDDAPFVLVVDQLGANDKNPPCSNTSAGQLETFLAQDVPDWVKSELPVSGDRDDWAVAGFSHGGECAAYLGAKRPDLWANVIDISGPDKPGEYRSDRTRAKYYGGSEAEYEKYWPAKVMAASDYTDHPMRGIFVAGAADPHFRQQVEDTATAAENAGWKVTYWAVPGEGHSGPTLTKGLATAYNQLIPLWLKTGAILSGDRFLCQPDQPNRSCGVTQVAAVAGTVAIADLSALAVFLGAQLLLFFTRRRIPAAEVDSAS; encoded by the coding sequence ATGGGGACCCTCGCCTGGCTCAGCCTGGCGCTCGCGATCGTCTGCGCGTACCCGGCGTGGCGGTTCGCTCGGCGCGCCTGGCGATTCCGCGCGCGTCCGACCGTCATCGCAGTGATCGCGACGCAGGTCGCGGCGCTCGTCGCGCTCATGCTCCTCGCTGCGCTGACGCCGCGCCCCGACCTCGGCGGTCTCGGCTGGTTCGCCGTGGGCCTCGCAGCGTCGCTCTTCCCGCTCGCGCTGGGCCACGCCGTCCAGAGCACGCGGCTGCGCGCGGTCGCCGTCGCGCTCGCGGCCATCGCCGGGCTGCTGACGGCGGGCATCGCGGTCATCGCGGTCGCCCCGGCCTTCTCGACCGTGACCGTCGCCGGCAAGCGCGTGCCCGTCACCGCGTCCACGCTGGTCGACGGCTATCAGCTGGCCGTGCACATCCCGCCCACCGCGTCCGGCTTCTCCTCCCGCGATGCGCACCTGTTCGTGCCGCCCGGGTGGATCCGCAATCCGTCGAGCACGCGCCCGGTCGTCATCATGATGATGGGCCAGCCGGGCAACCCGACGCTCGGCGCCACCCTCGACGCCCTCCACTCGCTCGGGACGGAGCGGTTGGACGACGCTCCGTTCGTGCTCGTCGTCGACCAGCTCGGCGCCAACGACAAGAACCCTCCCTGCAGCAACACCTCGGCCGGACAACTGGAGACCTTCCTGGCGCAGGACGTGCCGGACTGGGTGAAGTCCGAGCTCCCCGTCTCTGGCGACCGCGACGACTGGGCCGTGGCCGGGTTCTCCCACGGGGGCGAGTGCGCCGCGTACCTCGGGGCCAAGCGCCCCGACCTGTGGGCGAACGTCATCGACATCTCCGGCCCCGACAAGCCGGGCGAGTATCGTTCCGACCGCACTCGGGCGAAGTACTACGGCGGCAGCGAGGCCGAGTACGAGAAGTACTGGCCGGCGAAGGTGATGGCCGCGAGCGACTACACCGACCACCCCATGCGCGGGATCTTCGTCGCCGGGGCGGCCGACCCGCACTTCCGCCAGCAGGTGGAGGACACCGCCACGGCAGCCGAGAACGCGGGCTGGAAGGTGACCTACTGGGCGGTGCCCGGAGAAGGCCACTCGGGCCCCACGCTGACCAAGGGCCTCGCCACCGCGTACAACCAACTGATCCCGCTGTGGCTGAAGACGGGCGCAATCCTCAGCGGCGACCGCTTCCTCTGTCAGCCCGACCAGCCGAACCGGTCGTGCGGCGTGACGCAGGTCGCCGCCGTCGCCGGCACAGTCGCCATCGCCGACCTGTCGGCCCTCGCCGTCTTCCTCGGCGCCCAGCTGCTGCTGTTCTTCACGCGCCGACGCATCCCCGCCGCCGAGGTCGACTCCGCCTCCTGA
- a CDS encoding LacI family DNA-binding transcriptional regulator — MFTPQVVKAPTSADVALAAGVSRATVSFVLNDKPNSRVSDDTRHRVLEAARLLGYTPNTAARSLASGEAVAGLLVASSAVDHGANVERTLELLLARTVDDGTDALRHADVSTTGAEAAQLWAKLRPEAVLAEADRCDAEATEVLRLAGVRALIVHGREPVGYAPTLVIPQRPFGRVAVEHLLGLGHREIAFLMPTASSAMADERLAGAQEAAAAARVRLTITHAASSAETVRDWAHGLRYAGAAPTAVVAAHDGLAIAAIRALTDAGLRVPDDLSVIGADDHPASADFIPRLTTIAFDADELAGDLVEAYTTMRAGGRVERVDAPAIRVRARESTGAPHP; from the coding sequence ATGTTCACGCCCCAGGTCGTCAAAGCCCCGACCAGCGCCGACGTGGCGCTCGCCGCGGGGGTGTCACGTGCGACGGTCTCCTTCGTCCTCAACGACAAGCCCAACTCGCGCGTGTCGGACGACACCCGTCATCGCGTGCTCGAAGCGGCACGCCTGCTCGGGTATACACCGAACACCGCAGCGCGCTCGCTGGCGAGCGGGGAGGCGGTCGCCGGCCTTCTGGTCGCGTCGTCCGCGGTCGACCACGGCGCGAACGTCGAACGCACGCTGGAGCTGCTGCTCGCCCGTACCGTCGATGACGGCACGGACGCCCTCCGGCACGCGGACGTCTCGACCACGGGCGCGGAGGCCGCCCAACTGTGGGCCAAACTCCGCCCGGAGGCGGTGCTCGCCGAAGCGGACCGGTGCGACGCCGAGGCGACGGAGGTGCTGCGACTCGCGGGTGTCCGCGCGCTGATCGTGCACGGCAGGGAGCCGGTCGGGTACGCACCCACCCTCGTCATCCCGCAGCGGCCGTTCGGTCGAGTCGCCGTCGAGCACCTGCTGGGGCTGGGTCACCGTGAGATCGCCTTCCTGATGCCGACCGCCTCCTCCGCCATGGCGGACGAGCGGCTCGCCGGGGCGCAGGAGGCCGCCGCCGCGGCGCGAGTCCGGCTCACGATCACCCACGCGGCGTCGTCCGCGGAGACCGTCCGCGACTGGGCGCACGGCCTCCGCTACGCGGGCGCGGCCCCGACCGCCGTCGTCGCAGCGCACGACGGCCTCGCCATCGCGGCCATCCGCGCACTGACCGATGCCGGGCTCCGCGTGCCCGACGACCTCTCCGTGATCGGCGCCGACGACCATCCCGCCTCGGCCGACTTCATCCCCCGCTTGACGACCATCGCGTTCGACGCGGACGAGCTCGCGGGCGACCTGGTCGAGGCCTACACGACCATGCGGGCCGGTGGCAGGGTCGAGCGGGTCGACGCCCCCGCGATCCGGGTGCGGGCGCGGGAGTCGACGGGCGCACCCCACCCCTGA
- a CDS encoding MFS transporter yields the protein MTSTSDDLPDGPRPVQPTVPSNLSGVPDSAALGSTLTTADSVFSAAPTTATSAQRPDKVKVRGRLLKLMLSMLVANIAIFAIWGAVPGILLPLQIQALVGEKAQNGTLAIVATIGAFAAMVAQPIAGLVSDRTRSRFGRRAPWMVVGVLLGGLSLLFMSAANGVVQLAIAWVMVQVCYNFAQGPLSAILPDRVPSGARGTFASLSGLGLMLGSLGGSIVAAQFAKAIPAGYLTFAGIALIVIVLFVIINPDRSNKGEPKPPFNLAAFLQTFWVSPRKHPDFFWGFTGRLLLYAGYFMVTGYQLFILQSYIGLGDGAVAMMPLLSLVSLVGIIITTLIGGPLSDKIGRRKPVVIVAGVVLAVSLLFPLIMPTLVGMFLFSFVSGLGFGAYQAVDTALMSEVLPSKDDFAKDLGVLNIAATLPQTLAPGIAGAIIVAFGNTYTALFPIGIVIALLGAFAVLPIKSVR from the coding sequence GTGACATCGACGTCTGACGATCTTCCCGACGGTCCCCGCCCCGTACAGCCGACCGTCCCCTCCAACCTCTCCGGTGTGCCCGACAGTGCGGCGCTCGGGTCCACCCTGACCACGGCCGACTCGGTGTTCTCCGCCGCGCCGACGACCGCCACCTCCGCGCAGCGTCCCGACAAGGTCAAGGTGCGGGGCCGGCTGCTCAAGCTGATGCTCTCGATGCTGGTCGCCAACATCGCCATCTTCGCGATCTGGGGAGCGGTGCCCGGCATCCTGCTGCCCTTGCAGATCCAGGCGCTCGTGGGCGAGAAGGCGCAGAACGGCACCCTCGCCATCGTCGCGACGATCGGCGCCTTCGCGGCGATGGTCGCTCAGCCGATCGCGGGCCTCGTCTCCGACCGGACGCGCAGCCGTTTCGGCCGGCGCGCGCCGTGGATGGTCGTGGGCGTGCTGCTCGGCGGGCTGTCGCTGCTCTTCATGAGCGCCGCGAACGGCGTCGTCCAGCTCGCGATCGCGTGGGTCATGGTGCAGGTCTGCTACAACTTCGCGCAGGGTCCGCTCTCGGCCATCCTGCCGGACCGCGTCCCGAGCGGCGCCCGCGGCACCTTCGCCTCGCTCTCCGGTCTGGGTCTCATGCTCGGATCGCTGGGCGGATCGATCGTCGCCGCGCAGTTCGCCAAGGCCATCCCGGCCGGCTACCTCACCTTCGCGGGAATCGCGCTCATCGTCATCGTGCTGTTCGTCATCATCAACCCGGACCGCTCCAACAAGGGGGAGCCGAAGCCGCCGTTCAACCTCGCGGCCTTCCTCCAGACGTTCTGGGTGAGCCCCCGCAAGCACCCCGACTTCTTCTGGGGATTCACCGGTCGCCTGCTGCTCTACGCCGGCTACTTCATGGTGACGGGGTACCAGCTCTTCATTCTGCAGTCCTACATCGGCCTCGGCGACGGCGCGGTCGCGATGATGCCGCTGCTCAGCCTCGTCAGCCTGGTCGGCATCATCATCACCACGCTCATCGGCGGGCCGCTCTCCGACAAGATCGGCCGTCGCAAGCCGGTGGTCATCGTGGCGGGCGTCGTCCTCGCCGTCTCCCTGCTGTTCCCGCTCATCATGCCGACCCTGGTGGGCATGTTCCTGTTCTCTTTCGTCTCCGGCCTCGGCTTCGGCGCCTACCAGGCCGTCGACACCGCACTCATGAGCGAGGTCCTGCCCTCGAAGGACGACTTCGCGAAGGACCTCGGCGTCCTCAACATCGCCGCCACGCTGCCGCAGACGCTCGCCCCCGGAATCGCCGGAGCGATCATCGTCGCGTTCGGCAACACCTACACCGCCCTCTTCCCCATCGGCATCGTCATCGCCCTGCTGGGCGCCTTCGCTGTCCTCCCGATCAAGTCCGTGCGCTAG